One window of Macrococcus sp. 19Msa1099 genomic DNA carries:
- a CDS encoding AbrB/MazE/SpoVT family DNA-binding domain-containing protein: MKSTGIVRKVDELGRVVIPIELRRILDIAEKDALEIYTDADKIILKKYKPSMTCAVTGDVSEDNYLLAGGKLVLSKEGIAQLLKEIEEKEAQEEK, translated from the coding sequence ATGAAATCTACAGGTATTGTAAGAAAAGTTGATGAATTAGGACGTGTTGTTATTCCGATCGAATTACGACGTATTTTAGATATTGCTGAGAAAGATGCTTTAGAAATTTATACAGACGCCGATAAAATTATTTTAAAGAAATATAAACCTAGCATGACTTGTGCCGTGACAGGCGATGTTTCTGAAGATAACTATCTATTAGCTGGCGGTAAACTTGTGTTAAGTAAAGAAGGTATTGCACAATTACTTAAAGAAATCGAAGAAAAAGAAGCGCAAGAAGAAAAATAA
- the rsmI gene encoding 16S rRNA (cytidine(1402)-2'-O)-methyltransferase, which translates to MTGVLYLVGTPIGNLEDITFRAVRILKEVDCIYCEDTRVTRTLTMHYNIDTPLKSYHEHNKDKVTDQLIETLVSGNHIALVSDAGLPLISDPGYELVVECRDKGIRIETIPGPNAALSALMTSGIASYSFIFDGFLPRKDKEKKKRLQTLMELPHTAIIYESPFRVKHTIETIMEIDATRKVSIARELTKKFEQVETANVKEIYNKLDNEINLKGEFVIIIDAVSEADKVHWWAELTVYEHVIHYIETGMRSKEAIKQVAVDRDIKKNEVYEIYHIEH; encoded by the coding sequence ATGACCGGGGTATTATACTTAGTAGGTACACCAATAGGAAATCTAGAGGATATTACATTTCGAGCGGTTAGAATATTAAAAGAAGTAGATTGTATTTACTGTGAAGACACGCGTGTCACAAGAACTTTGACGATGCATTATAATATTGATACGCCTCTGAAGAGTTACCATGAACATAATAAAGATAAAGTCACCGATCAGCTGATTGAAACATTGGTATCCGGCAATCATATCGCACTTGTATCAGATGCAGGGTTACCACTAATTAGTGACCCAGGTTATGAACTCGTAGTAGAATGTCGTGATAAAGGAATTAGAATAGAAACAATACCTGGTCCAAATGCTGCACTCTCAGCACTTATGACAAGTGGCATTGCTTCATATTCATTTATTTTTGATGGTTTTTTGCCACGTAAAGATAAGGAGAAGAAAAAGAGGTTACAAACTTTAATGGAACTCCCTCATACGGCGATTATATACGAATCACCATTTCGTGTGAAACACACGATTGAAACAATAATGGAAATTGATGCAACAAGAAAAGTATCTATTGCAAGAGAATTAACTAAGAAATTCGAACAAGTAGAAACAGCTAATGTCAAAGAAATCTATAACAAGTTAGACAATGAAATCAACTTGAAGGGTGAATTTGTAATCATAATCGATGCAGTAAGCGAAGCGGATAAAGTACATTGGTGGGCAGAGCTTACGGTATATGAGCATGTGATACATTATATTGAAACAGGTATGCGATCTAAAGAGGCAATCAAACAAGTCGCAGTCGATAGAGATATAAAGAAGAATGAAGTATATGAAATTTATCATATTGAACATTAA
- a CDS encoding GIY-YIG nuclease family protein, which produces MDKHYIYILKCADDSLYTGYTTHLDRRLAVHSSGKGAKYTRVRLPVERVYEESFDSKREAMQREYAIKQMTRAQKLKLIKGDLA; this is translated from the coding sequence ATGGATAAACACTATATCTATATTCTGAAATGCGCAGATGATTCCCTTTACACAGGATATACAACACATTTAGATAGAAGGTTAGCTGTACATAGTAGCGGAAAAGGTGCGAAATATACAAGGGTAAGGTTACCTGTTGAACGCGTATATGAGGAAAGCTTTGATTCAAAACGAGAAGCTATGCAAAGAGAATATGCGATAAAACAAATGACAAGAGCTCAGAAACTTAAGCTCATAAAAGGAGACTTAGCATGA
- a CDS encoding tRNA1(Val) (adenine(37)-N6)-methyltransferase, with translation MLKENERFDQLLKENLSIIQNDDVFSFSTDALLLAHFTQLRAKDQIIDLCSGNGVIPLLLSSRTTMTIEAIEIQDALVDMAVRTIQYNDLISQIKMHHMDLKDVGSTFLPSQFDVVTCNPPYFRENQSYQHLKEAHRVARHEVMCTFMDCVRAANHLLKQGGKMVIVQRADRLADVIVDMRTGGIEPKRLIPIYSKKSKTQAITVIVEGIKGGKPDLKLQPPFYIYNDDGTYSSEMNGVYYG, from the coding sequence ATGTTAAAAGAAAATGAACGATTCGATCAGCTTTTGAAAGAAAATCTATCTATCATTCAAAATGATGATGTATTTTCGTTCTCAACAGATGCGTTATTGCTAGCCCATTTCACACAATTACGTGCGAAGGATCAAATAATTGATCTCTGTTCGGGTAATGGGGTTATACCTTTACTCTTGTCGTCTCGTACAACAATGACTATAGAAGCGATAGAGATTCAAGATGCATTAGTTGATATGGCAGTACGTACAATCCAGTATAATGATTTGATATCTCAAATAAAAATGCATCATATGGATCTCAAAGATGTTGGTAGTACATTCTTACCAAGTCAATTTGATGTCGTTACATGCAACCCACCTTATTTCAGGGAGAATCAATCTTATCAACATTTAAAGGAAGCGCATCGTGTTGCACGTCATGAAGTAATGTGTACATTCATGGATTGTGTACGTGCTGCAAACCACCTACTTAAGCAAGGTGGCAAGATGGTGATTGTTCAACGTGCAGATCGATTAGCAGATGTTATTGTGGATATGAGAACCGGAGGCATTGAACCGAAGCGACTCATTCCTATTTACTCCAAAAAATCTAAAACTCAAGCGATTACTGTTATTGTTGAGGGGATTAAAGGTGGTAAACCAGATTTGAAATTACAACCGCCATTTTATATATATAACGATGACGGAACTTATAGTTCAGAGATGAATGGCGTTTATTATGGATAA
- the yabA gene encoding DNA replication initiation control protein YabA produces MNRDEMLMRLSQLEKDINQINESYDHLKTMVVELIEENVTLNLENDNLQMFIHEPKQEEAKVPKKHKVLQSKDNLAMLYAEGFHICPTDLFGKHRGGEGCIFCLNLLSDHK; encoded by the coding sequence TTGAATCGAGACGAAATGTTGATGAGACTTTCGCAACTTGAAAAAGACATTAATCAAATTAATGAAAGCTATGATCACTTAAAAACAATGGTTGTAGAACTCATTGAGGAAAATGTCACGTTAAATTTAGAAAACGATAACTTACAGATGTTTATACATGAACCAAAACAAGAAGAGGCGAAAGTACCAAAGAAACATAAAGTACTGCAAAGTAAAGACAATCTTGCAATGCTTTACGCAGAGGGTTTTCATATATGCCCCACAGACTTATTCGGAAAACACCGTGGGGGCGAAGGCTGTATTTTCTGCTTAAATTTATTATCTGATCACAAATAA
- a CDS encoding stage 0 sporulation family protein, translated as MIEIIGVKFHRAGRTEYYSPGHEQFNKNEYVVINHKKRGMELARVVIPNKEINEDEVVMPVAVIHRRATEEDLIKYEQNMVDADIALEICKKHVKNHELDMRLVNAAYTLDKGKIIFNFTASERVDFRELVKSLAYDLKTRIELRQIGVRDEAKILGGIGPCGRSLCCATYLGDFEPVSIKMAKDQNLSLNPTKISGACGRLMCCLKYENDYYEETRNKLPDIGAIIDTPHGKGKVIGLNILDVTMQIKVPEIEAPIEFHIDEVEV; from the coding sequence ATGATAGAAATTATAGGTGTCAAGTTTCACAGAGCTGGGCGTACAGAATATTATAGTCCAGGGCATGAACAATTTAATAAGAATGAGTATGTCGTAATCAATCATAAGAAACGTGGTATGGAATTAGCACGCGTCGTAATACCTAATAAGGAAATTAATGAAGATGAAGTTGTAATGCCAGTTGCGGTTATTCATAGAAGAGCGACTGAAGAAGATCTTATAAAGTATGAACAGAACATGGTAGATGCGGATATTGCACTTGAAATATGTAAAAAACACGTTAAAAATCATGAGCTCGATATGCGCCTCGTCAATGCAGCTTACACATTAGATAAAGGGAAGATCATATTTAATTTTACTGCAAGCGAACGTGTGGACTTTAGAGAACTTGTAAAAAGTTTAGCATATGATTTGAAAACACGTATAGAGCTTAGACAAATTGGTGTTAGAGATGAGGCAAAGATTTTGGGTGGCATAGGACCTTGTGGTAGAAGTCTATGTTGTGCAACGTATCTTGGAGACTTTGAGCCTGTATCTATTAAGATGGCGAAAGATCAAAATTTGTCATTAAATCCCACGAAAATTTCAGGCGCATGTGGGCGGTTGATGTGCTGTCTAAAATATGAAAATGATTATTATGAAGAAACAAGAAATAAACTACCGGATATCGGTGCAATTATTGATACACCGCATGGTAAAGGAAAAGTTATCGGACTTAATATCTTAGATGTTACAATGCAGATAAAAGTACCGGAAATTGAAGCACCAATTGAATTCCATATTGACGAAGTAGAAGTTTAG